The sequence CGGAGGTCAAACTCTGGTCGAGGCATCATTGCGGCGAGGTTTGCCAGGGGTGCAAATCTCGGGGATCAGCCGCGGCGCCCGCGAGATGCAAGAGCGCTTGCGCAGCGCTTTGCACCGCAGCGGAGTGCGAATGCCGCTGGCCTCGCTGTCAATCAACGTAGCGCCACAGCTCAGCGGGCGTCGCGCTTCGGAACTGGAGTTCAGTTGCGCAGCGGCCACTTTGCTGGCGATTGGGATGACGCCGCCGGGCTCGCTCCTGCGGCGCATCGCGGCAGGCGAGGCCATTGCACTTTTTGGGGAACTTTCTCTCTCAGGCGAATTGCTGCCGGTAAGCTGGCTCTCGCGCCGGCTATGGCTGGCCAGCATTGCTGGATTTGCGTTGGCCATCGTCCCCGAAATGCAGGCTCAGGAAGCGCAAGCTGCTGGCGCCTTGCCGGTGCTGCCAGCCAGGGCGCTATGCAGTCTCTGGGAGGAACGTCACCTTCGCACCCTGGCGCCAGCGCCGATCGCTGTGGCTCATCGCGGCTCGCGACTGGAGGGCGCCCTCGTCCGCAGCGATGCACTGCGCGCCGCGACGCTGGCCGCCGCCGGCTGGCATGGCCTGCTCTTTTTAGGACCGCCGGGCGTTGGCAAGAGTGCGATGGCGGCTGAAATTGGAGCCTTGCTGCCGGCGCCAGATCAACGCGAGGCGCGCGAGATTCTGGCGTGGGCGGATGATCTATCCGAAGGCAATTTGCAGCGGCCGCTGCGACAGCCGCATCATTCTGCAACCCGACGCGCCATGATTGGCGGCGGCGCATCGCTCGAGCCGGGAGAGGTCACGCGCGCCCATTGCGGCCTGCTGTTACTCGATGAACTTGGCGAATTTCAACGGGAGACTCTGCAAGCGCTTCGCGAGCCCGCTGAATCCGGAATGGTTGAGCTCAGCCGCGGAAGATTGGCGCGCCGGCTGCCTGCGGGTTTTCTGCTGGCCGCAACCAGCAATGGCTGCCCCTGCGGATATGGCAGCATAAACAGTCAACAGCGTTGCCAGTGCAGCCCGGCGGCAATTCGCGCCTATCGTCTGCGGTTGCTTGGTCCGCTGGCCGACCGATTGGATATGCTTGTTCAACTGGACTATGAGCAGCCTGGCGCCGTTCCCACAACGAGACTCGATGCGACACGGCTGCGCGCTGCAATCGTCGAGTGCTGGGACCGACAGGCGGACCGCTGGAGCGGCCAGCGCTTTCGCCACAATGGCCTGAGGTCTCTGGACCAGTTAGAGCGCGCCGCGCCGCTACAAAATCGCTCCGCCCTTCGCTTTTGCAATCGCTGGCTTCAATCCGGGTCTGTCAGCTTACGGCAGATCGCCGGCGTTCGACGTTTGGCACTGACGATTGCTGACCTGGAGAAATCGGAGGAGACGCGCGAGGAGCATTTACTGGAGGCCAGCCACTTGCGCGGTCTGGAGGTCAGGCTGGATTGGAGAGAGGATGAAGCGCGAAGAAAAGTTCCGTTGTGAGCGACCGACGCCGCAGCGCAGGTCTGCTGCAGCGACGAAGCGCTCACAACGGCGGATTCACCGGGCGAGGAAGTGCATCAACTCAAGAGCAATGCGGTTGATTGCATGATCCATGTAGCCATCATCAGAAATCTTACGTTTGAATTCTGCGATGTTGCGATGCGGATACGGAAGTCCCCGTTTCTTGAGCAGCACCGGATCCAGACCAAAGTCCTTGGCCTCGACTGGCGCCTCCTGGTCGAGCAGCGTTTTCATGGTTACATCCCTGTAACATTTATTTCCATCCGTGGAACGCCGGAATCATTGACCCCGACGCTTTTCAGGATCGACGCGGCTCGAAGCTTGCCCGGTAACAAAACAATTGGGCGCGTTGATTTCAGGCCGCGGCGGGATTTTATTACGACGGCGCTTATGTCGCAGGCTAGAGCCGCAGCCCCTTCGCCCGCCCATTGACTGCCATCACAATTCCCCTTCCAGATATTGGACGATTTGGCCGCCGCTGACAAGCGCAAGATCGAAGGAGATCTCCGGAAATTTACCGGACCGCAGTTCGCCGGCAATGCTCTCCGCTACTTTGCCGGAAGAATCCTCCGACTGCCACTCGCCCTGCTGAAGTCTCTCTAGAAACAGCAACGCCGCCTGACGCATGCGCTGGCGTCGCTGGCGGCCAAGCAGAGTTGCCGGATGGAAATCAGGATCAATACGCAGACAATGCTTGACCTCGACAAAGTGCAGCCGTCCGCCCGGGGCCCACAAGCAAAGATCCAGCTCCGTGCGACCGAGCCGGAGGTTGTGTCCCAGGAGTTGCCAGCCGCGTTCGCGCAGCCAGGCGGCGACCTGTTCCTCCCCTGGATCGCGGAATCTTCCGCTACGCAGCCGCTTCAGATCTCCGCTTCCAGATCGATACTGGCAGCCGCAGGGTCCA comes from Leptospirales bacterium and encodes:
- a CDS encoding ATP-binding protein — protein: MDGYAKLAALDLSTSESGGQTLVEASLRRGLPGVQISGISRGAREMQERLRSALHRSGVRMPLASLSINVAPQLSGRRASELEFSCAAATLLAIGMTPPGSLLRRIAAGEAIALFGELSLSGELLPVSWLSRRLWLASIAGFALAIVPEMQAQEAQAAGALPVLPARALCSLWEERHLRTLAPAPIAVAHRGSRLEGALVRSDALRAATLAAAGWHGLLFLGPPGVGKSAMAAEIGALLPAPDQREAREILAWADDLSEGNLQRPLRQPHHSATRRAMIGGGASLEPGEVTRAHCGLLLLDELGEFQRETLQALREPAESGMVELSRGRLARRLPAGFLLAATSNGCPCGYGSINSQQRCQCSPAAIRAYRLRLLGPLADRLDMLVQLDYEQPGAVPTTRLDATRLRAAIVECWDRQADRWSGQRFRHNGLRSLDQLERAAPLQNRSALRFCNRWLQSGSVSLRQIAGVRRLALTIADLEKSEETREEHLLEASHLRGLEVRLDWREDEARRKVPL